GCGACTCACTCGCGTGACGGGAACCGGGGCGAGCGCGCTGCTCGCGCAGTACACCGGCGAGCGCGACGGCGAGTTCTCGCTGGAGGTCGACGGCGGCGTCTCCATCGAGGTCGAGAGCGACGACGGCGAGCGGTCGCGCGAGATCGAGCGCGACCAGCCCGGCGACGGGAGCTTCAACGTGACCCAAAGCGAGGCGCTCACCGCGGCCACCGCACAGCTGTCGACCGACGCCGACGGCGAGTGGACGCTCCGGTCCGCCGACCGCGACGAGGACGGTTACTACGAGTTCGAGTTCACCTTCTTCGGCCCGGAGACCACCGGCGAGGCCGAGGTGAGCGTCGACGGACAGACCGGCGAGGTGTTCGAGTTCGAGGAGCAGACGGAACCGCGCGAGGCGGACGACGATGACGACGCCGACGAGGTCCCCCTCTCGGTCTCGGTCGCCAACGGAACGGCCGACCCGGGCGCGACGGTGACGCTCCGCGTGACCGCCGCCGGCGAGCCCGTCGAGGGCGCGACGGTCGAACTGAACGATCGGGACGCCGGGACGACCGACGCCGACGGGCGGGTCACGGTGACGCTGCCCGACGACGACGGGGTCGACATCGAGGTCGAGGACGGCGACCGCGAAGGCGAACTGGAGCTCGCGCTCCGCTCCGACGCCGAAGACGACCGCGACGACGACCTCGGTGACCGCCTCTCCGTGGACGGCTCCGTCGAGAACGGGACCGTCGACGTCTCGGTGACCTACGACGGCGAGGGCGTCGAGGGCGTCTCCGTCTCCGTCGACGGCGAGTCCGTCGGGACGACCGACGCGGACGGGACACTCTCGTTCGACGCGCCCGCCGACGCCGACGAGTTCGAGGTCGCGCTCGTGAAGGGCGCGTTCGAGGCCGATCTCGAGTTCGAGGTCCGTGCGGACGGCACGCTCGCGGCCGGCGACATCGACGTCGACGAGCGCGACGCGGACCATGAAGGCGAGGATGTAGAGGACGAACGAGAGGACGCGGAGGACGAGGGCGAGGACGCGGAGGACGAGGGCGGGGACGCGGACGACCTCTCCGTCGCCGTCGTCTCCGGTGACCCCGCTCCCGGTGCGACCGTGACGGTCGAAGTGACCGGCGCCGACGGTGAGTCCGTCGAGGGCGCGACCGTCGAGGTCGACGGCGAGTCCGCCGGAACGACCGACGCGGACGGACGGATCGCGGTGACGCTCCCGGCCGACGGCGACGAGGCCGAGATCGAGACCGAAGACGGTGACCGCGAGGGCGAACTCGAGATCGAGTTCGACGCGGACGACGCTGATGGTGCCGAGGAGGGAGACGCCGACGTCGACGACGAGAGCGACGACGAGGACGACGAGGAGGATGCGGAAGAGGCGGAGGACGACGACGAGGACGAGGAAGACGACGATGACGACGCGGAGGACGACGAGTGATTCGTTCCCGCGGTCGAGTCGTCGCCCTCGCCGCCGCCGTCGCGTCGGTCGCGGTGATCGGCGCGTTCCTCGCGCCGAGTGCCGCGGCGCTCGACGGGCCGGGAACGGAGCCGGCGGTCGAGGAGGGGTCGTCGTTCGTCGTCGCGCTCGACGCCGACGGCGACGCGACGGTCACGCTCGTGTTGACGTACGATCTCGCGGACGCCGCCGACGAGGCGGCGTTCGAGGGGCTTCGCGATCGCCCGGAGAACGTCACGGCCCGGTTCGGTGACCGGCTGACGCGGATCGCAGACCGGACCGCGACCGAGACGGACCGTGAGATGGGCGTCTCCGACGTGGGGACCGAGTTCGAGTCGACGAGCGGGACCGGTGTCGTCCGGATCTCTGCGACTTGGACGAATCTCGCCGCGGTCGACGGGGACCGACTGGTCGTGAGCGAGCCGTTCGAGAGCGCGTTCCGGCCGGACCGCCCGTTCGTGCTCGTCGCGCCCGACGGCTACGCGCTCGCCGACGCCACGGTCGAGGCGGACGCGACGACCCCGGCATCCGGAACCGGCGCCGCGAGCGCCGAGTGGCGTCCCGGCACGGATCTGGCGGGCTTTTCGGTTACGCTCGCGCCTGCGGAGGGCGGCGTCACCGACGGCTCGCTGCCGACGCCGCTGGCTCCGACGCTGGCGCTCCTCGCCGCCGGCCTGCTCGGCTACGCCGGCTGGCGACGAGCGTAGTCGGAGCGAGCGAAACGAGTCTCGCGGGGCGAACCACTCGCGCGACGAATATCGCGATCCGCGCGACGGATCGCCACGGGTCCCACCGGGTCGCGTCCCCGCCGCCGCCCCCGCCGGACCCGAGCGGGAGTCGCCGCTCCGAACCCGCCGTCGGAAGCGACCGTCCGCAGCAGCCAGAGGCACACGATCCTTTCGGAACTTTTCAGCCATCTTCGACGGCAGCCGGATTCCACGCCGTACAGGCGCCGTTCCCCTCCGCCAACACGTCACGACTGAAAAGAATTAACCGCCTCGGAGCGGAACCTTCCCCCAAGATGGCCAAGGACGTCAAACCGACGCGCAAGAACCTGATGGCGATAGAGGACCGCATCGAACTCTCCGAGCGCGGTCACGACACGCTCGAACAGAAGCGCGACGGGCTCATCATGGAGTTCATGGACATCCTCGACCAGGCGCAGGACGTCCGGTCCGAGGTCTCCGAGAACTACGAGACGGCCCAGCGGAAGATCGACATGGCCCGCGCGATGGAGGGCGACGTCGCCGTCCGCGGCGCGGCCGCGGCGCTGAAAGAGCACCCCGAGATCACGACCCAGTCGAAGAACATCATGGGCGTCGTGGTCCCGCAGATCGAGTCCTCGAAGGTGCAAAAGAGCCTCGACGAGCGCGGGTACGGCCTGCTCGGCTCCTCGGCACGGATCGACGAGGCGGCCGACGCCTACGAGGAGCTGTTAGAGAAGATCATCCTCGCCGCCGAGGTCGAGACGGCGATGAAGAAGATGCTCACGGAGATCGAGACCACGAAGCGCCGCGTGAACGCCTTGGAGTTCACGCTGCTCCCGACGCTGTACGAGAATCAGGAGTACATCGAACAGAAGCTCGAAGAGCAGGAGCGCGAGGAGATCTTCCGCATGAAGAAGATCAAGGCCAAAAAAGAAGAAGAGGAAGCCGCCGAGGAGGCCGAGGAGGCGGCCGCGGAGGTCGCGGCCGCGGAGACCGAGGAGCCGGAGCCCGCCGACTGAGGTATCGCCGCGCGTCGGCCGCGTCCGCTCTCTCGCTACGGATCCTCTGGACTGTCGTCGTCGTTTCTGTGCTCGTCGTTCGTTCTCACCGCGCCCCGGAGACGGTCGCGTTTAAGTTCCGAGCGCCGCCTATCTCCGAGCGTGTCCTGTCCACACTGCGAGGCCGACGCGGTCGCGTTCGCCGCCCCGCCCGCGCTCCGCGAGCACGCCCCGGCCGACGCGGCCGCGATCTGTACCCGGTGTCTGCGCGTCGTTCCGGCCGCCGAGGCTGGGTTCGAGGGCGACGCCCCCGCCGACCCGGACCTGTCGGCGGTCGACCCCGCGTTCCCCTCCGGCGAGGCGGGCGTCGCGCTGGCGCTCTGCTGTGGCAAACTGGAGTCGTTCGCGCTGAACCGAGCGTCGATCGAGGCGCTGGTCCGCCACGCGGAAGAGGCGGGCGCGGACGCGTTCGCGTTTTTTGATCGGCTCGACGCGCCCGACGCCGCGTTCGACTTGGACCGACGGCGGGCGGCGCTCCACGACGCTATTTAGGACCGTTACGACTGATCGCTTTCGTCGAACGGTGACGTTGACGGTGATCGTTTATAAATCGCTGCTACCCGGTCGACAGACGACACCTCCAAAGCCCCAGCCGCGAGGACGGCGCACGCTCGTTGCGCTCCTCGCTCGTTCGCTCCGCTCACTCGCTGCGGTGCTTACGTCGTCTGCGCCGTCCTCGTGGCTGCCCCTTTGAGTCCCGCCCCGCTCCGCACAGCACCGCAGCCTCACGCCTCCCCAGCCTCGTCGGCCGGCCTCCGCTTCGCTCCGGCCGCCCGACTCCCTCGCGCGTGCTCCTCGCGCCCGGCGGGCGCTCGGAGGCACGCGCCACCGCATCGTTCTTTATAAGCAACTGACGCCACCCCTCACAGCCATTTAAAAACGTCTCACTTACCCCTGTCTCCGTGCTGACCGGGATCCGGCTCGGTCGTTCCGTCAGAGGTCGACGCCGTCCGGGTCGTTCCACTCGTCGTCCGCGTCCTCGTCGTCCTCCGCCTCCGTCCCCGCCGGGCCGAGCCGCTTTTCTCCCTGTCGGGACTCGTGAACCGCGAAGCCGCCGGTGCGGCCGTCGTCGCCGCCGGCGTACGGGTCGGTCTCTGGGTCGTAGTCGACTTCGTCGCGCTCGAAGACGTACGCGAGGAAGCCGAACAGCGGGACGGCAAAGGAGATGAGCGCCCACTTGCGCGGGTTCATGCCGTACTTGGGCGCGTCGACGTACGCGTAGGCGGCGAAGCCGACGAGCCACGCGAGCGGGACGCCGACGAGGATGACGGCGACGAGCGGCTGCATACCGTCGCTTCGGGTGCGTAGTAATAAGGCTGCGGGCGGAGGCCGCTCGGGCGCGGCCTAGAGGAACGGCTCCCAGTAGTACGGGCTGACGAACCCCTCGATGACGGCGGCGACGGCGAGTAAGATCCCGAGTCCGACGGTCACCCAGAAGGCGGTCTCTAAGGCGTCCGCGAAGCGCTCGCGGCTCGCGCGGCCGCGGAACGTCCGCCACGAGACGACGCCGAGGTGGACGCCGAGTGCGCCCGAGACGACGAGCGCGGGGATCTCGAATATCCCGTGCGGGACCACGAACGCGACGAGGGCGAGGAGGTTCTCCTCCAAGGCGGCGGTGGCGCCGAGCGCGACGCCGTTGAACGCGAGCGACGAGAGCGCCGGGAGGCCGAGTCCGACCCCGGAGAAGGCGGTCGCGATCGCGACTCCCCAGTTGTTGCCGAAGTACGTCAGCGCCGCCACGGGCGGGATCTGTCCGGCGATCCGTCCCTCGATCGAGGTCGGGACCGCCCCGACGAACGGCTCGACGGCCAGCCAGCCGACCGCGCCGAACCCGACCGCGGTCGCGAGCGCGAGCGCGTGGTGCGCCGGCGTCGACCGCACGAACCCGCCCAGTTCGCGCCAGCCGCGGCGGAGCCCGCCGACAAACTGGGCCCTGAGACCCACCTCGGGCGGCGAGACGGGGTCGACCGTCCCGCGGTAGGCGCCGTAGAGGACGGTCTTCAGCAGGTCGAGCGCGGGCGCGACGACGACCGCGCTGGCGAGCGCGACGACGGCGCCGCCGCCGAGGAACGCCACCGCGGAGGCGACGGACGCGACGCCGACCAGCGCGCCGATCGCGACCACGAGGTAGGCGGCGGCGTCGACGGGGTTCGACCGCACGAAGCCGCCCGCGCCCTCGACGGCCGCGACCACGCCGGCGTCGTCGACGACGACGGCGACCGGCGCGAACGCGAAGAGGATCCGGACGAGCACGAGGGCGACGAACCCAGCGAGCAGGGCGCCGACCGCGACGGCGGCGCCGAGGAACGGGTTCGCGAGGAACGCCGCGCCGACCGCGACCGACCCGAGCGCGACGACGCCGATCCAGAGGAGGAGTTCCGCGACGTACAGGCCGAGGAACGTGACCCAGCGGGAGCGGGCGCCGGCGATCCCCCCGACGAGCCCCCGCTCGTCGCGGAGGCCGGCGACGACCGCCGAGAGCTGTCCGGCCGAGACGACGGCGTACGTGAGGACCGCGAGGACGACGGTCACGAGCACGCCGGCGCTGAAGAGGGTCCCGACGGTCGGCGTGAGCAGCGGCTCGAACGCGGGCGCTAACCCCTCGGCCCACGCCTGGAGCGCCTCCGGGTCCTGCGTCTCCGGCGGCGGCTCGACGCCGCCGAGCGCGTCGCGGGCGGCCGCGAGCCGTCCGGTAACTTCGAGATGGATGTAGATTCCCGCCAGCGCGGCGAACACGCCGAGACGGGAGATAAC
The sequence above is a segment of the Halorubrum sp. 2020YC2 genome. Coding sequences within it:
- a CDS encoding DUF4198 domain-containing protein, which encodes MYGTRLLTVLLALGLVLGSIPGGALGVAGAAEADVGASDAATERLDPSTVSAQTDGNATDDENTTSDGTATDGDGSNATADAANGGDGASRATVGQQLATVIAVTDDEVSGDVAASSLDGALEDANESERAALLAERSATLRERADEIVTDQREARVAYEDGEITRGEFAQRLAVLAGQARTVDRGFERVADGAGDTSGIELRAAGYDRGANADARERLTRVTGTGASALLAQYTGERDGEFSLEVDGGVSIEVESDDGERSREIERDQPGDGSFNVTQSEALTAATAQLSTDADGEWTLRSADRDEDGYYEFEFTFFGPETTGEAEVSVDGQTGEVFEFEEQTEPREADDDDDADEVPLSVSVANGTADPGATVTLRVTAAGEPVEGATVELNDRDAGTTDADGRVTVTLPDDDGVDIEVEDGDREGELELALRSDAEDDRDDDLGDRLSVDGSVENGTVDVSVTYDGEGVEGVSVSVDGESVGTTDADGTLSFDAPADADEFEVALVKGAFEADLEFEVRADGTLAAGDIDVDERDADHEGEDVEDEREDAEDEGEDAEDEGGDADDLSVAVVSGDPAPGATVTVEVTGADGESVEGATVEVDGESAGTTDADGRIAVTLPADGDEAEIETEDGDREGELEIEFDADDADGAEEGDADVDDESDDEDDEEDAEEAEDDDEDEEDDDDDAEDDE
- a CDS encoding V-type ATP synthase subunit D, translated to MAKDVKPTRKNLMAIEDRIELSERGHDTLEQKRDGLIMEFMDILDQAQDVRSEVSENYETAQRKIDMARAMEGDVAVRGAAAALKEHPEITTQSKNIMGVVVPQIESSKVQKSLDERGYGLLGSSARIDEAADAYEELLEKIILAAEVETAMKKMLTEIETTKRRVNALEFTLLPTLYENQEYIEQKLEEQEREEIFRMKKIKAKKEEEEAAEEAEEAAAEVAAAETEEPEPAD
- a CDS encoding DUF6276 family protein; the encoded protein is MSCPHCEADAVAFAAPPALREHAPADAAAICTRCLRVVPAAEAGFEGDAPADPDLSAVDPAFPSGEAGVALALCCGKLESFALNRASIEALVRHAEEAGADAFAFFDRLDAPDAAFDLDRRRAALHDAI
- a CDS encoding stage II sporulation protein M, translating into MDLSAAVTATTATLRRRPADLLPFYLLGTAVPVISRLGVFAALAGIYIHLEVTGRLAAARDALGGVEPPPETQDPEALQAWAEGLAPAFEPLLTPTVGTLFSAGVLVTVVLAVLTYAVVSAGQLSAVVAGLRDERGLVGGIAGARSRWVTFLGLYVAELLLWIGVVALGSVAVGAAFLANPFLGAAVAVGALLAGFVALVLVRILFAFAPVAVVVDDAGVVAAVEGAGGFVRSNPVDAAAYLVVAIGALVGVASVASAVAFLGGGAVVALASAVVVAPALDLLKTVLYGAYRGTVDPVSPPEVGLRAQFVGGLRRGWRELGGFVRSTPAHHALALATAVGFGAVGWLAVEPFVGAVPTSIEGRIAGQIPPVAALTYFGNNWGVAIATAFSGVGLGLPALSSLAFNGVALGATAALEENLLALVAFVVPHGIFEIPALVVSGALGVHLGVVSWRTFRGRASRERFADALETAFWVTVGLGILLAVAAVIEGFVSPYYWEPFL